One Phaseolus vulgaris cultivar G19833 chromosome 11, P. vulgaris v2.0, whole genome shotgun sequence genomic window carries:
- the LOC137811112 gene encoding protein EXPORTIN 1A-like, with amino-acid sequence MHETHLGVQDMACDTFLKIVQKCKREFVITQVGENEPFVCEILNGLPNSIMDLEPHQIHSFHKSVHHMIEAESNVQKKNEYFQRLMELQNQVFR; translated from the exons ATGCATGAGACCCATCTTGGAGTTCAG GATATGGCTTGTGATACATTTCTGAAAATAGTTCAGAAGTGCAAGCGTGAATTTGTGATCACGCAG GTTGGGGAAAATGAACCGTTTGTGTGTGAGATTCTGAATGGCCTTCCCAACAGCATTATGGATCTTGAACCCCATCAAATACATTCTTTCCATAAATCT GTTCATCACATGATTGAGGCTGAGTCTAATGTGCAGaagaaaaatgaatattttcaGCGGTTGATGGAGCTCCAAAATCAGGTCTTCCGCTAA
- the LOC137811093 gene encoding subtilisin-like protease SBT3.9, whose amino-acid sequence MALAWNLVITFVILVLQQQACVLVTFASSNVHIVYMGNNRIKQSEQQLVEDSHLDILSRILGSKDAARKSILYSYKHGFSGFAAVLSQPQARLIADFPGVVRVIPNKILSLHTTRSWDFLNVKQEMITSALSRGQSGRGTIIGIMDTGIWPESESFRDEHMGNPPLHWRGVCQGGENFNRSTCNRKIIGARWYIKGYEAEIGKLNTSDGVEYLSPRDASGHGTHTSSTAAGVAVENASFMGLAKGLARGGAPSAWLAVYKICWSTGGCSSADILAAFDDAIFDGVDILSASLGSDPPLPTYVEDALAIGSFHAVAKGISVVCSGGNSGPYSQTVINTAPWVITVAASTIDREFPSRIILGNNQTLQGQSLYTGKDLSKFYPIVFGEDIAASDADEESARGCNSGSLNATLAKGKAILCFQSRSQRSATVAIRTVTEAGGSGLIFAQFPTKDVDTSWSKPCVQVDFITGTTILSYIEATRDPVIKFGKTKTVVGQQISPEVAFFSSRGPSSLSPSVLKPDIAAPGVNILAAWSPASSERLVSDAKSEKLQPLTFNIESGTSMSCPHISGIVALIKTVHPTWSPAAIKSALVTTASLKNEYHEYIWAEGAPHKQADPFDYGGGHVDPNKVTDPGLVYDMKNSDYIHFLCSMDYNDTAISFLTGVPTKCHKSHKYLLNMNLPSIIIPELKQPLTVSRTVTNVGPIKSVYTARVEAPIGVSVTVVPPTLTFSPKRKKMKFKVTFSSKLRIQGRFSFGYLFWEDGSHEVRMPLAVRSVVQEFCAQT is encoded by the exons ATGGCTCTTGCTTGGAACTTAGTCATTACTTTTGTAATTCTTGTTCTGCAACAACAAGCTTGTGTCCTTGTCACCTTTGCCTCAAGCAAT GTCCATATTGTGTATATGGGCAACAACAGAATAAAGCAGAGTGAGCAACAGTTGGTTGAAGACTCCCACCTTGACATACTATCAAGAATTCTCGGAAG CAAAGACGCTGCTAGGAAGTCCATTCTGTATAGCTATAAGCATGGCTTTTCTGGATTCGCTGCAGTTTTAAGTCAGCCCCAAGCTAGGCTCATTGCAG ATTTCCCAGGGGTTGTCCGTGTAATTCCAAATAAAATTCTCAGTCTTCACACAACAAGAAGTTGGGACTTCTTGAACGTAAAGCAAGAAATGATAACCAGTGCTCTTTCTAGGGGTCAATCTGGAAGAGGCACCATCATCGGCATCATGGACACTG GTATTTGGCCAGAGTCTGAGAGCTTTAGAGATGAACACATGGGCAATCCTCCTCTTCACTGGCGTGGTGTATGCCAAGGAGGAGAAAATTTCAACCGCTCCACTTGCAATAG GAAAATTATTGGTGCACGTTGGTATATTAAAGGATATGAAGCTGAAATTGGTAAACTAAATACAAGTGATGGGGTGGAGTACTTGTCTCCTCGAGATGCATCAGGCCATGGCACTCACACATCATCTACTGCAGCTGGTGTTGCAGTGGAAAATGCAAGCTTTATGGGACTAGCTAAAGGGTTGGCAAGAGGTGGTGCTCCATCAGCTTGGTTGGCTGTCTACAAAATTTGTTGGTCTACTGGGGGATGCAGCTCAGCAGATATTCTTGCAGCTTTTGATGATGCAATATTTGATGGGGTAGACATTCTTTCAGCATCTCTTGGCTCAGATCCTCCACTTCCTACTTATGTTGAGGATGCACTGGCCATTGGTTCTTTTCATGCTGTTGCTAAAGGAATTTCTGTGGTATGTTCTGGTGGCAATTCTGGTCCATATTCCCAAACTGTCATAAACACTGCACCTTGGGTTATTACCGTTGCTGCTAGTACCATAGACAGAGAATTTCCATCAAGGATTATCCTCGGAAACAATCAAACTCTACAG GGTCAGAGTTTATATACAGGAAAAGACTTGAGCAAGTTTTATCCAATAGTTTTTGGAGAAGACATAGCAGCTTCGGATGCTGATGAAGAAAGCGCAAG GGGCTGCAATTCAGGGAGTCTGAATGCCACCTTAGCAAAAGGTAAAGCAATTCTGTGTTTCCAGTCTCGGTCACAGAGGTCGGCCACAGTAGCTATAAGAACAGTTACGGAAGCTGGGGGCTCTGGTCTCATATTTGCTCAGTTTCCTACAAAAGATGTTGATACATCATGGAGTAAACCCTGTGTCCAAGTTGATTTTATCACGGGAACAACTATTCTATCATACATAGAAGCAACTAG AGATCCTGTAATAAAGTTTGGCAAAACAAAAACAGTTGTTGGCCAACAGATATCACCGGAAGTGGCATTCTTCTCTTCGCGAGGACCAAGTTCTTTGTCTCCTTCAGTATTGAAG CCTGACATTGCTGCTCCTGGGGTTAATATTCTTGCGGCCTGGTCACCTGCTTCTTCTGAGCGTTTGGTATCTGATGCAAAATCAGAAAAGTTGCAGCCCCTTACCTTCAACATTGAGTCAGGAACTTCCATGTCATGCCCTCACATTTCTGGTATTGTTGCACTTATAAAAACTGTCCATCCAACTTGGAGCCCTGCTGCAATTAAATCTGCCCTTGTCACAACAG CTTCTCTGAAAAATGAATACCATGAGTATATTTGGGCTGAGGGAGCACCTCATAAACAAGCTGACCCATTTGACTACGGAGGTGGACATGTTGATCCTAACAAAGTGACAGATCCTGGTCTGGTATATGACATGAAAAACTCAGACTACATTCATTTCCTTTGTTCTATGGACTACAACGACACTGCCATAAGCTTTTTGACAGGAGTTCCTACCAAATGCCATAAATCACACAAGTACCTCTTAAACATGAACCTCCCTTCTATTATTATTCCTGAGCTGAAGCAACCCCTCACAGTTTCAAGAACAGTCACTAATGTTGGCCCAATTAAATCTGTCTACACTGCTCGTGTTGAAGCTCCAATTGGCGTATCTGTCACAGTTGTGCCACCAACCTTGACATTTAGTCCTAAAcgaaagaaaatgaaatttaaGGTAACGTTTTCTTCGAAGCTACGAATTCAAGGCAGATTCTCATTTGGCTACCTCTTCTGGGAAGATGGATCACATGAAGTCAGAATGCCATTAGCAGTTCGCTCTGTAGTACAAGAATTTTGTGCACAAACTTAA